Genomic window (Bradyrhizobium sp. 186):
CCGGAGGCCAAGGGCACCCTGCTCGGCTGCTGGGCGAGCGAGATCGGCGAGCTCAACCAGCTCCTGGTGCTGCGCTCGTTTGGGGATCACGAGGCATGGCGCGGCGAGCGCGAGCGCACGCTGCGCACCACCAATCCCTTCAATGCCGGCGAGGCCATCACGCAGATGAGCTTCGACACCTATGCGCCGTTTCCATTCCTGCCGCCTGTCATGCCGGGCAAGTACGGCAGCGTCTACGAGATCCGCACCTATCGTCTCAAGCATGGCGGCGTTCCTCCCACGATCGCCGCGTGGGAAGCCGCGATGCCCGAGCGCGGCAAGCTGTCGCCGCTCTCGATCGCGATGTATGCGCTCGACGGGCCGCCGCGCTTCACCCATATCTGGCCGTTCGCGAGCCTCGATGCCCGCGCCGCGGTACGCGCCGAATCCGTCGCCAAGGGCGTGTGGCCGCCGAAGGGCGGGCCGGATTGGCTGACCGGCGAGATGCGCTCGATCGTCGCGCTGCCGACCGCGATCTCTCCGCTCGCGTGAGACGAACGTCATGACGCACATCTATTCGCTTGCCTATCTCACCTCGGCGCCGATGGCGCCTCCGGACGCGCTGGTCCTGGCCGAAAAGCTCGGCTACCAGGCGATCGGGGTTCGTATCGCTCCCGCCGCGCCCGGCGGCGACTTCTCGCCGCTCGCCACAGGTCCCGCCCTGTTGCGCGAAACCATCCGCCGCATCGAGGACACCGGCGTGCCGGTGTTCGACGTCGAAATCGCCCGATTGGGCGCGGATTTCAAAGCCGATCGCTTCGCTGCCTTCCTCGAAACCGCAGGCAGGCTGAAGGCGCGCGCCATCCTCGTTGCCGGCGATGATCCGGATGAGGGGCGCCTGACGGAGTCGTTCGCGACATTCTGCCGTGCTGCCGCGCCTTACGGTCTCACCGCGGATCTCGAATTCATGCCGTGGACCGCGGTGAAGAACGCCAAGGCCGCCCTTCGTATCGTGACCAATGCCGGCGAGCCGAACGGCCGCGTGCTGGTCGACGCGCTGCATGCCGCGCGCTCGGCCACCACGCTCAATGATATCGCAAGCCTGCCCCGGCATCTGCTGAGCTATGCCCAGCTCTGTGACGCGCCCGCAGAGATTCCCGCCACTAACGACGAGCTGATCCACACGGCGCGGTGTTCCCGGCTTCTCCCGGGTGATGGCGGCATCGACCTCGCCGGGCTCGTCCGCGCCTTGCCGGACGACCTTCCGCTGAGCCTCGAGATTCCGAACGATGAGTGGCTGCCCAAGCTCGGCGCCGAGGAATGGGGACGCCGCGCGCTGGCGGCAGCCCGCGGGGTTGTCGCACGCGCCGCAGACAGAGGAGCAACGACATGAGCGGTCTCGATCTCTCCGGGCGCATCGCCGTCATTTCCGGCGGCTGCGGCGGCATCGGCCAGGCCGTTCGCGAGCGGCTTGCCTCCTTGGGCGCGAAAGTGGTCGTCTGGGACGTCGCAGATGGTGCCGACGCGCGGATCGACCTCACCGACGAGGCCGCCGTCAATGATGCGATGGCGCGCCTCCTCGCGCGGTTCGGCCGCATCGACATCCTCGTCAATGCCGCGGGGATCACGGGCCCAACGGTCAACATCGAACAGTACAGCCTTGCCGAATGGCGGCGCGTGCTCGACGTCAACCTCACCAGCACATTCCTGTGCTGCAAGGCAGCCGTCACACCGATGCGACGGCAGAACGCCGGACGCATCGTCAACCTGGCCTCGATCGCCGGCAAGGAAGGCAATGCCGGCATGACCGGCTATTCCGCAGCCAAAGCGGGCGTGATCGCGCTGACAAAATCTCTCGGCAAGGAGCTGGCCGGCACGGATATCCGGGTCAACGCCATCGCCCCCGCCGTGATCGCCACCGATCTCGTCAAGCAGATGTCGGACGAAGCCTATCGAAACGTGCTGGCAAAGATACCGCTCGGACGTGCGGGACGACCGGATGAGGTAGCGGCGCTGGTCACCTGGCTCGCCTCCGACGAATGCTCATTTTCGACTGGCGCGGTTTTCGACCTGTCTGGTGGGCGAGCGACGTACTGAGCCGCCTGCCGAAGTTCCCTCTCGAGCTCATCGCCATTTGAGGGGCAGGCTATCACAGCTTGGCAAGCCGGTGAAATAATTACGCGCGGCAAACCGCGTCTGTCGAGCGTGTGAAATCGTAGAAAATCATAGATTGGCGCCCTGCCCCACCCAGCGACCCAACACTGGCCCGCTCACCATGCCGACGAACAAAATCCGCTTCTCGGTCGAAGCCACCTGCACTGCTCCCATCAGTTCGCTTGGGTCGAAGCTCGACTGCTCAAACTCGCTATCACTAGATTTTTCTTGATCTCCCGGTGCACACGTCGCGCACACGCCACCATCTAACGTATTGAACAACTTTAACTCTCGCTCCAATCCATCATGGGCAAGTTTGAGCTAGCTCCAGCCATCGATGTCCGATTGGAGCCAATCGGAGAAAGGCTCGTCCATCACCCCTGCCCTATAAGCCAACCGCAGATTCAAATCGTGGAGCTACCCTCGCTCCGACCTCAAGCGGCTCGGACTTTGCGTGCCATGCGAAATCCGTCCTATGGTTTGCTCGGCGACCAGTTTGATGGACAAGCAGCGAGGCGGAGATCAGGCATTCTCGACCTTGCTAAACCGAACCCCACCATTCGAGCTACGGCCGAAAACTGGCGGTTGGCCTCGAACTTGGGAGATGATCCCTCGTCAGGACCGACGGGCTTGCACATGAGCGCGCAGACGCGACTACGTTTAGAAGGCGCAAAAGATTTCCGCTTCTGAGACTGGACCGCAAAACAGCCCGCAAATTTTGGGCATCGATCCGCGGAAGCCATTGCCGGCGGCTGGTTCCACACCGGCGACCTCGGTGTGATCGATGAAGACGGCTACATCATCATCAAGGACCGCTCGAAGGACATCATCATCTCGGGCGGCGAGAACATCTCATCCGTCGAGGTCGAGGATGTGCTCTACAAGCATCCCGCCGTGTTGCTGGCCGCAGTTGTGGCAAAGCCCGATTCCAAATGGGGTGAAGTGCCGTGCGCCTTCATAGAGCTGAAGGACGGCACCAGCGTCACCGACAGCTAGCATTACAGTTGCTTTGTTTGCGGGCTTCTGAATCCATGGGCAACCATGATTCGAATGTCGTGGACGCGGGCCGCGTCGGTTGAGGAGACGCTTGCGTTGTGGGCGGCGTCGCTTCGAGAGATCAAGCAACGGATACGTCCGTTGTTCACGCAAGAGCGTGTGGCGACGAATGCAGGCTTGTTCCTGGAAGGTCTGCTCGGAGATGAGCAGCGCAAGACCGGCTGGATGCGCGCGGAGGCGGCTGGCGATCCTGGCCCATGGCGTCAGCAGGCAATTCTGGGTCGCGGGGATTGGGACGCTGATGCCCTGCGCGACATCGTCCGGGACTATGTCATCGAGCATTTGGCGGATGACGATGCGGTGCTGGTGATCGACGAGACCGGCTTTCTCAAGCAGGGTAAGGCCTCGTGCGGAGTGGCGCGGCAATACACTGGTTCGGCAGGGAAGATCACGAACTGCCAGATCGGCGTCTTCGCTACCTACGTTTCGCGTCATGGTCATGCGTTCATCGATCGCGCGTTGTATCTTCCGAAGGAATGGACCGACGATCCAGATCGTCTGGAAGCCGCATATGTGCCTGCCGATGTCGGCTTTGCGACCAAACCAAAGCTTGCGACGAGAATGATCGCACGTGCGATAGCCGCGTCTGTACCATTCAAGTGGGTTGCCGGTGACACGGTCTACGGTGTTGGCGATATCGAACAGCAGCTACGGCGGGCAGGCAAAGGCTATGTGCTCGGGGTCAGCAGCTCTCATGTCTTCCGATCCTGGGGCAAGCGACAGCCGGTCGCCGGCAAGGCCGAAGACATCGCCCGGACGCGGCGCCCGTCCGACTGGAAGCGCTTGTCGGCGGGAGCCGGAACCAAAGGACCGAGGCTGCATGACTGGTGTTATCTCGAACTGGCCGATCTCGAGGTCGAGCAGTTCAACAGCGCAAATGATGGTTTATGGACGCGCGGTCTGCTGATCCGTCGCCATATCGCCGATGGCGATCTCGCCTTCTTCACCACCTGGTGCCCAGCGGGAACATCAATTGAAACGCTGGTCGCGGTCGAAGGCCATCGATGGGCGATCGAGGACAGCTTTGAAACCGCGAAAAACGAGTTCGGGCTCGATCACAACGAGAGCAGGTCCTGGCATGGCTGGCATCGCCACGTGTCCCTGGTGATGCTCGCCTTCGCCATGATGGCGGCGATCCGCCATCGCGCCAATCCGCCACCGCTCAAAAAAACCAAACGCCGCCCCCCGGCAAAAGCCAAAGCATAACCACACCGCCACTGATCCGTTGGTCAATCCAGGAAATCCGCCGCATTGCCATCAGGCTTGCTCGAAAGCGGATCCAACCCGCGCATGTCATCGCATGGTCATTCTGGCGCAGAGCTCACCAGGCTGCCGCTCAGCGCGCGCATCTCAAAGCAAAACGGCAACTGTAATGCTAGGCCGTGAACTCATAAATGAGGAGGATGGCGGGAAGCCGACTGGCTGCCATCAGGAGAGGCCGCGGTGGATGCCGACATTAGCTATTGGTCGTGAAAGAATGCACCTAATTCGGCAGCCAGTGTCTCTGGCACCTCCTCCGCCATGTGGTGGTGGCAGTTGAGGCTGTTTCCGTGAACATTTGAAGACCATTCCCGCCAAATGGCGATGACGTCACCATGCAACTCCTCCAGGTCATCGTAAGCTGACCATAGCACGAGCAGCGGACATTCCAATTTTCGGCCTGCGGCTCGGTCGTCCTCGTCATGTTGTCGGTCTATGCCTAACCCGGCCCTGTAATCCTCGATCATGCCGTGGACCGTCGCCGGATCGTGGATCGAGGCGAGAAAATCAGCGTAAGCCTCAGCGCCCATCTCCGCGGGATCACCGCCGTACCATGCATCTGGATTGGCAAGGATAGCTTGCTCCGGTTTTTCAGGCTGAGCGAAGAAGAACCAATGCCACCATGCCGATGCGAACCGAGCGTCACATCGTGCCAGCGCATCGCCGATCGGAATGGCTTCAAGGATTGCGAGGCGGCTGACGGATGCCGGATGATCCATCGCTGTCCGAAAAGCGGTGTATGCCCCACGATCGTGACCCACAAGTCCGAAGCGATCGAAGCCAAGATAGTCCATAAGCGCTAAGCAATCGCCGGCCTTGGACCTTTTAGACGAGCCCGAATGGTCAGGCATGTCAACGGGCTTGGAAGACTGGCCGAAACCGCGAAGATCAGGGCAAACTACGGTGTATTCCTCAGCCAAAATCGGCGCCACGCGATGCCAAGTGGCATGGGTGCGAGGATGACCGTGCAACATCAGAAGCGGTGGGCCCCCTCCACCAACCCGCACTCTGAGCGTCGCTTCCGGAAGTTTGATCTGCTCCAGCGAGAAACCTTCAAACACGCAACTCCCTCCATTCGCAACATTTGCTAAACGCGTAAATGGAGAGGCAGTTCAATGTCGGCTTATCTGAACTTGCCTCGTATGTCCGAGAAGGATCGTTTGTCGACTGGCGGTTTCAAATTGGAGCGGAATCTGATTCAGGTTCAGCATGAGCCGATATGACCTGACCGACTTCGAATGGCGCGTGATCGAGCCACTGTTGCCCAATAAGCCGCGAGGGGTGCCGCGCGTCGATGATCGGCGGGTGCTGAACGGCATCTTCTGGGTGCTGCGATCGGGTGCGCCATGGCGCGATCTGCCTGAGCGATACGGCCCACGCACAACCTGCTACAATCGCTTTGTTCGATGGCGGAAAGCAGGTGTGTGGGATCGCCTCATGGCCAACATTACCAAAGCCCATGACGGTGAGGTGAAGATGATCGACACCTCCATTGTTCGCGTCCATCAGC
Coding sequences:
- a CDS encoding NIPSNAP family protein — its product is MLYEIATLTVKLGTAAKAVAGIGDYVGAPEAKGTLLGCWASEIGELNQLLVLRSFGDHEAWRGERERTLRTTNPFNAGEAITQMSFDTYAPFPFLPPVMPGKYGSVYEIRTYRLKHGGVPPTIAAWEAAMPERGKLSPLSIAMYALDGPPRFTHIWPFASLDARAAVRAESVAKGVWPPKGGPDWLTGEMRSIVALPTAISPLA
- a CDS encoding SDR family NAD(P)-dependent oxidoreductase, translating into MSGLDLSGRIAVISGGCGGIGQAVRERLASLGAKVVVWDVADGADARIDLTDEAAVNDAMARLLARFGRIDILVNAAGITGPTVNIEQYSLAEWRRVLDVNLTSTFLCCKAAVTPMRRQNAGRIVNLASIAGKEGNAGMTGYSAAKAGVIALTKSLGKELAGTDIRVNAIAPAVIATDLVKQMSDEAYRNVLAKIPLGRAGRPDEVAALVTWLASDECSFSTGAVFDLSGGRATY
- a CDS encoding TIM barrel protein, with amino-acid sequence MTHIYSLAYLTSAPMAPPDALVLAEKLGYQAIGVRIAPAAPGGDFSPLATGPALLRETIRRIEDTGVPVFDVEIARLGADFKADRFAAFLETAGRLKARAILVAGDDPDEGRLTESFATFCRAAAPYGLTADLEFMPWTAVKNAKAALRIVTNAGEPNGRVLVDALHAARSATTLNDIASLPRHLLSYAQLCDAPAEIPATNDELIHTARCSRLLPGDGGIDLAGLVRALPDDLPLSLEIPNDEWLPKLGAEEWGRRALAAARGVVARAADRGATT
- a CDS encoding IS701 family transposase → MIRMSWTRAASVEETLALWAASLREIKQRIRPLFTQERVATNAGLFLEGLLGDEQRKTGWMRAEAAGDPGPWRQQAILGRGDWDADALRDIVRDYVIEHLADDDAVLVIDETGFLKQGKASCGVARQYTGSAGKITNCQIGVFATYVSRHGHAFIDRALYLPKEWTDDPDRLEAAYVPADVGFATKPKLATRMIARAIAASVPFKWVAGDTVYGVGDIEQQLRRAGKGYVLGVSSSHVFRSWGKRQPVAGKAEDIARTRRPSDWKRLSAGAGTKGPRLHDWCYLELADLEVEQFNSANDGLWTRGLLIRRHIADGDLAFFTTWCPAGTSIETLVAVEGHRWAIEDSFETAKNEFGLDHNESRSWHGWHRHVSLVMLAFAMMAAIRHRANPPPLKKTKRRPPAKAKA
- a CDS encoding alpha/beta hydrolase; amino-acid sequence: MFEGFSLEQIKLPEATLRVRVGGGGPPLLMLHGHPRTHATWHRVAPILAEEYTVVCPDLRGFGQSSKPVDMPDHSGSSKRSKAGDCLALMDYLGFDRFGLVGHDRGAYTAFRTAMDHPASVSRLAILEAIPIGDALARCDARFASAWWHWFFFAQPEKPEQAILANPDAWYGGDPAEMGAEAYADFLASIHDPATVHGMIEDYRAGLGIDRQHDEDDRAAGRKLECPLLVLWSAYDDLEELHGDVIAIWREWSSNVHGNSLNCHHHMAEEVPETLAAELGAFFHDQ